The Megalobrama amblycephala isolate DHTTF-2021 linkage group LG7, ASM1881202v1, whole genome shotgun sequence genome window below encodes:
- the caly gene encoding calcyon neuron-specific vesicular protein codes for MVKLGSNLSEKVTRQPSVEDGFDNIPLITPLEVGQLQQPFPDKVIVKTTTEYQLKEKKRKLYVPSIKKLNINLYDEMSEKLKLTGLIIITLAFLACLLLLVMYKALWYDQLGCPEGFVLQHRHCTPAALEMYYPEQNSRGSLYTAMTHLNQAKKNIPELSPPWLPVMKDEVNHPEK; via the exons ATGGTGAAACTAGGCAGTAACCTGTCGGAAAAGGTGACGAGACAGCCGTCGGTTGAGGATGGTTTCGACAACATCCCCCTCATCACTCCACTGGAGGTCGGCCAGTTACAGCAGCCTTTTCCTGATAAG GTGATTGTGAAAACCACAACAGAGTATCAGCTGAAGGAGAAGAAGAGGAAGTTGTATGTGCCGAGCATCAAGAAGCTAAACATAAACCTTTATGATGAGATGTCAGAGAAGCTCAAG CTGACTGGGTTGATTATTATTACCTTGGCGTTCCTGGCGtgtctgctgctgttggtcatGTATAAAGCGCTGTGGTACGATCAGCTCGGCTGCCCTGAGGGCTTCGTTCTCCAG CACAGACACTGCACCCCGGCGGCTTTGGAGATGTACTACCCCGAGCAGAACTCCAGGGGCAGCTTGTACACTGCCATGACCCACCTCAACCAGGCCAAGAAGAACATCCCAGAGCTGTCCCCTCCCTGGCTCCCAGTCATGAAGGACGAGGTCAACCACCCCGAGAAGTAA